TATAGGAGTTTGTACGTCCCCGATAGTAGAAACCGCCTCCCGTGATGACAATAATCAATGCAACGGGTATGATACGTCCCCATATCAGCTTCTTTGTAAATCGTCTTTTTTTCCCACCGGCTGCCAGGCGCTCCAGCTCTTTTGCCTGTGCGACGGACTGATCTTTTTCCGAAGGATTCATATTGATCAGAATCAGAAGGAAAAGCACCGTAACAAAAAGCAGCGTGGAAAGTGCATACATCTCAGGCTTGATACCTTTGCGGACTTCGGAATATATTTTGGTAGACAAGGTATCTACCCCGGGTCCCTTGGTGAAATACGTGATTACAAAATCATCCAGAGACATTGTGAAGGCCAGTAGAAATCCGGAAAGTACGCCCGGCATAATATCAGGGAACACCACCTTGAAAAACGCCTGAATCGGAGATGCGCCCAGATCCAGAGCCGCCTCATAAGTACTCTTTTGTGTCTGCTTCAGCTTAGGCATTACACTTAAAATAACATAAGGAATGTCAAACGTGATGTGTGACATAAGAATCGTGGAAAACCCCAGATTCATCCTGACTATAATAAACAGGAGCATGAGGGAAATACCCATCACGATTTCGCCGTTCAGCATCGGAATATTCGTCACTGCTGTGAAGATATTTCGAAAACGTCTGGTCATACTGTTCATGCCCATAGCGGCCAGTGTTCCGAGAAGTGTGGCAATTGCAGCAGCCAGCAGAGCAATCACCAGGGTGTTATAAAACGCCTGCATGATTTCGTTGTTCTGAAAGAGAGCGATATACCATTTTCCGGTAAACCCGCCCCACTTCGCGCGGGTCTTGGAGGCATTAAAGGATAATACAATTAAGGTCAGGATGGGTGCATACATCAAAAAGAGAATCAGTCCCATATAAATCCTGGTAATATGCTTTTTCAAAATACGGTTCCCTCCCCCTCTTTATCATATTTATTCACAAAATACATACTGATCAGGATGAAAACCATAAGCACCATAGAAAGGGCAGAGCCCACATTCCAGTTATTGGTCTGCTTAAACTCCTGTTCAATTACATTTCCAATCAGCAGAATCTTACTCCCCCCAAGCAGATCCGAAATAACAAAGGTGGTCAGTGCAGGGATAAAAACCATGGTGATTCCGCTTACAATGCCCGGAAGGGAAAGGGGAATCAGGATTTTGCTGTAAACCTGAAAGGTGTTGGCTCCCAGGTCCTTTGCAGCTTCTACCACATCTTTATCGATTTTAATTAATACGTTGTAAATCGGAAGAACCATAAAAGGCAGAAAATTATACACCATGCCTAATATGATGGCATAGGGGGTGTTTATGATGTTTATATGCGGCAGATGTAAAAAGGAAAGAATCCCATTGATAACACCGTTCTTTTCCAGAAGGGTCTGCCAGGCCAATGTGCGAAGCAAAAAGTTCATCCACATGGGCAGGATAAAAATTAATACGATAAAACTGGTCTGGCTGATACTCCTGTTTGACAGGATGGTAGCCAGAGGGTAAGCCAGAAGCAGGCAGATGACAGTACTCACAAATGCCAGCAGCAGAGCAAGTAAAAGGGCCTTTACATTGTCCGACGAAAAAACCATACGGAAGTTGGCGAAGGTGAATCCGCCGTGATCCTGAGAGGTAAATGCATAATAGAGTATCATAATCAGCGGGATGATCACAAATCCAAAGGCCCATATGCCGTAGGGGGCAGCGAGCCACTTTTTTTTATTCTTCAATGCTTACAGCCTCCTCATCTTCTGATACAGGTTTATTCATAATCTGAATGTCAAAAGGATCTACGTGGATGCCGACCTCCTGACCAACAGGAACCATGTCTGTACTGTGAACCAGCCATTCAAATCCATTGGCCATGACCTCCATCTCATAGTGTACTCCCTTGAAAATCAGATGAGTAACACGTCCGGTAATAGTGCCGTCGGATACCGGCACAAGATCAATATCTTCCGGGCGGATGACTACATCCACCGGTTTGTTCGTTCCGAAACCTGTATCCACACATTCGAACCTGGCTCCCAGAATCTCAACAAGACGGTCCCGGATCATAATGGCATCTATGATATTGCTGTCTCCGATAAAATCGGCAACAAAGGCATTTTCAGGCTCATTATAGATGTCTTCCGGAGTTCCGATCTGTTGAATATAGCCCTGGTTCATGACAACGATGGTATCCGACATGGTGAGTGCCTCCTCCTGGTCATGGGTCACATAGATGAAGGTAATTCCAAGCTCGTTCTTCAGACGGATCAATTCATACTGCATATCCTGGCGCAGTTTTAAATCCAGGGCACCTAAAGGCTCGTCCAGCAGAAGAACCTTAGGTTCGTTCACGATGGCGCGGGCAATTGCGATACGCTGCTGCTGTCCACCGGATAACAGAGAAGGGGAACGGTTCTCATATCCGTCCAGATTCACAAGCTTTAGAGCATATTTGATCTTGTCGTCAATATATGTCTTGGATTTACCTTTGATTTTCAGACCAAATGCAATATTTTCGGCGATGGTCATATGGGTAAACAGGGCATATTTCTGAAACACCGTATTAAGTGCGCGTTTGTTCGGAGGAACATTGGTAATGTCTTTTCCGTCAAAGAGGACTTTTCCCGAGTCAGGAGTCTCAAAACCGCCCAGGATTCTGAGTGTGGTAGTCTTTCCGCAGCCGGAAGGACCCAGCAAAGTTAAAAATTCATTCTCCCTAATATAAAGGTTCATATCATCCAGGATCATCTGGTCATCAAAAGATTTACTGATATGAATCAAGTCTAATAATTTATGGCTCATAACTTCCTCCTAATATTCTAAAGTCAGGAAAATACTGATACAAACCGACAGTTCCCTTTGCATACTTCGGTATTAAAAGCTTGGCGGGGAACTGACCCAGATGACAACGGCATCGGTCTTACCCGGGTTTGACAGATAGTGTGCGGCGGCCGGGGTATAATAGAAACTTTCCCCTTTTTTTGCTTTATAAACTTTACTGCCAATATGAATCTGAATGGCTCCCTGCAGCACATAGCCGAATTCTTCACCTTCATGAGGGGTATCCGGATAGGTGGAACCCTGGCTTTTAAGAGTCAGGCGGATGGGTTCCATAATATTTTTCTGAGCATTTGGGATAATCCACTCAACCTTGTTCAGAAGATCATTGTCTATTTTTTCAAAATAATCAGTGTTGTGGAAGACAATTTGCTCTTCCGGTGTATTATTGAAAAATTCACTTAAATCAGTTCCCAGACATTGCAGAATGTCAACCAGGGTTGCAATAGACGGGGAGGTTACATCATTCTCCAATTGGGAGATGAAGCCCTTGGAAAGCTCACACCGGTCGGCCAGTTCTTCCTGGGTCAGGCCCTTTTGTGTTCGCAGTGAACGGATTTTACTGCCGATATCCATAGAATGCTCCTTTTTATCATAGTTGATTAAAGGACAGCTCAAAGAAGCTTCCTTTTAAACAAAAAGTTTAGTAAAACTATACGCACAATACCTGTATTATAATGTCGAATATCAGCTTTGTCAATAGATTTTTTTATTCACATATCAGGAATAAAAGACGCATATTCTTAATAGTAACACATATAGGAGGTCTGCGGTGAGTGAGGAGGTATGCAATGCATAGGTGGTTAGTGTTACTGATTTCAGTAGTCTTAATATTGGGACAGAGTATGACGGTTCCGGGGGCGGAGATTTCCGATACAGAGCTATATGCGAAGGGAGCCTGCCTGATGGATGGAGATTCGGGGCGGGTGCTGTACGGAAAACAGGCGGATATAGGGATGGCCATGGCAAGCACAACTAAAATTATGACCTGTATCTTGGCTCTCGAACAGGGAGAGTTGCAGACAGTAGTAACCGCTTCGGATAAGGCAGCGGCAGCACCCAAGGTACACCTGGGAGTAAAGCAGGGACAGACATTTCTGATGGAGAATCTGCTATATGCATTGATGTTGGAATCCTTCAATGATGCAGCGATTATGATTGCAGAAGGGATTGGAGGATCCGTTGAAGGATTTGCAGCGAAGATGAATGACAAGGCAAAGGAGATTGGATGTGCAGATACATATTTTGTGACACCGAACGGTCTGGATGCGGCTGATGCCGGGGGCTCTCATCATACGACGGCCCGTGATCTTGCCTTGATTATGAGGTACTGCATCACACAGTCGCCAAAAAAGGAGGACTTCTTAAGAATTACGCAGACAGCATCACATAGCTTCTGGGATTGCGAAAATCAGGTATTCTATAACTGCAATAATCATAATACGTTTCTTTCTATGATGGATGGGGCCTTAAGCGGGAAAACCGGATTTACGGCGAAAGCCGGATATTGTTATGTAGGTGCATTACAAAAAGACGGAAAGCTGTTGATTGTAAGCGTTCTGGCCTGTGGATGGCCGAATAACAAGTCCTATAAGTGGTCAGATACCAGAAAACTGATGACCTATGGTCTGGAAAACTATCAATATAGGGATATCTATCAGACAGGGCTTCTGGATGCACCTGTGCCTGTGAAAGACGGGCAGTATGCAGGAAGACTGGGAGAGGATGAAGCTTTCGGAATTCTTACCTATAAAGATGGAAGAGAGGCAGAAAATCCAAAACAGATGCTTTTAAAAGAGGAAGAGAGCGTGGAGGTAAAGGCAGATATTCCTGAGAAGCTGCAGGCTCCGGTGAAAGCGGGAACGCAGGTGGGGAGCGTGAGTTACCTGCTGGATGGGAAGAAACTAGTGGAATATCCTGTCTTCCTTGAAAAATCCGTGAAGAAGATTGACATCTCCTGGTGCATGAAGCGGGTGTTCTTGGTTTTTTGTAATAAAGATCAATAGACCTTTTTCTGAAAAAGGGGCGGCAATCCAGCGAAACTGCCGCCTCTTTCTGAATCTGCTATTTCTGAAAATCAGCCATGTAATCTCCGTGTGCAGCTATAAGCTCATCACACATTTTTTTGATATCACCAATACTGAGTTCCGCTCCTGTATGAGGATCCATCATGGCAGCCTGATAGATATACTGTCTGTCTTTTGTAACTGCGGCCTCTATGGTGAGCAGCTGTGGATTGATATTGGACATATTCATGGCTGCAAGCTGAACCGGAAGCTTTCCTATATGACAGGGAGTAACTCCTTTTCCATCTACCAGACAGGGGACTTCCACACACGCATCTGAAGGAAGATTATCGATAAGCCCCGTATTTAATACATTACCGCCTATGGTATAGGGCTTATTGGTTAATACGGCTTCCATAATATAGGAGGCGTATTCAAGAGAACGTTCATGGGTAATCTTTCCATCTTCCAAAATATCAGCTTTTTCCTTGTTCCATCCTTCAATCTGATTAATACATCTTCTGGGATATTCATCCAGGGGGATGTTGTAATCGCTTATCAGCTCAGGATATCTGCTTTTGATAAAGAACGGGTTATATTCGGCATTGTGTTCACTGGATTCTGTGCAGTAATAGCCCAGGGTTTTAATATATTCATAGCGAACCATATCGCTATGCTTTTCTTCTGCATTCTTTTTGGCTGCTCTTTCTTTGATTTGCGGATAAAGATTTTTGCCGTCTTTATCATGTATCTTCAAAAGCCATGCCATATGGTTGATACCGGCAATCAATTCTGTCCTTCCCTCCAGCTTATCCTCCATACCCACACCTTTCAGGAGCGTTTCGGAGCAGGTCTGGACGCTATGACACAGACCTACGGTTCTGATTTTTGTATAACGCTGCATATAGCCTGACAGCATTGCCATAGGATTGGTATAGTTCATGAACAAGGTATCGGGGCAGACTTCTTCCATATCCTTTGCAAATCCGGCCATCACGGGTATTGTCCTCAAAGCCCGCATAATTCCGCCGATCCCTAAGGAGTCGGCAATTGTCTGTCTTAAGCCGTATTTCTTTGGAATCTCAAAATCAGTAATCGTACATGGGTCGTAGCCCCCGACCTGAATTGCATTTACCACAAAATTGGCATTTCTCAAAGCGTCCTTACGGTTTTCAATCCCCAGATAAGTTGTGATGTGGGCTCGTCCGTTATTTACATTCCTGTTGATTGCATCCAGTATGATTTTAGAATCTGAGAGACGGTTCTGATCGATATCATAAAGAGCAATTTCACTGTCACGCAGTGCATCCGTACACATGCAGTCACCGAGTACATTTCTCGCAAATACAGTACTTCCGGCACCTAAAAAAGTAATTTTTGTCATGAGATACCTCCTAATTGGTTGTCATTTTCATAAAACAAGTATATAATGAAAAAACGCAAAATTCTTTGTTTAATGTTTCAATTAAATTGTCATATTGTTGCTTATTGGAAGGATAAAAGGTGATATGTTAAATCATGCATTGCATATTTATTTTTGTGGACAGGAGGCGTGCACTCCCAGACATTCTTTCGGACCTGCAGTCCGGAACCATTATCTGATGCATGTTATCCTAAAGGGAAAAGGTGAATTCCATGTGCATGGACAGATATTCCATCTGAAAAAAGGTGACGCATTTTTAATAAGTCCTGATCAGTCCACTTATTATGTGGCGGATCAGGAGAATCCCTGGGAGTATGCATGGGTAGCCTTTGATGGATATGAAGTGTCACAGATTCTGGAAAGCTGCGGATTTACAGATGAGAACCCGGTATTTCATTTCCAGGATGCAGAGGATTCAGAACTGGGGGACCACGCTTTATTTGAAAACATACTTACACTGGTCCTCCAATACAACCATTCAGGCAGGTGTACTTTTGAAACGCTGGGGTATCTATATCTGATTTTGGGATTCATGCAGCGAAGTGCGGGAACGCAGGAGAAACCCTATGAAAGAGATTATCTTCGTAAAGCATGTGATTACGTCAGTCAAAATTACAGTTATCAGATTAAGGTGTCGGATATTGCCAGATATATCGGGATTGACAGAACCTACCTTTATAAATTATTTCGAAAAGAGCTGGAATTGTCACCCCAGGAATATTTGATTTCCTTTCGCATAAAGATTGCAAAAAACATGCTAAAGCACACAACATTAACAGTAACGGAAGTTTCTTATTCCTGTGGCTTTCATGACAGTGCTTCTTTTTGCAAATGTTTTAAAAGGCTGACAGGCTATACACCGAAAAACTATCGAAAAAGCAAGGAAGCATATGACCTGGCTTAAGACTGTAGAGGAGAGTTAATGTATGAAGTGGCGGACACTTGAAAACACGGCAAAAATTTTTCCGGCAACCAGTGGGAAAAAGGACGAAAGAGTATTTCGCTTTGCATGTGTGCTAAAAGAAGGCATCCGGGCTGAACTGCTCCAGGAGGCATTGAATAAAACATTGGAAGAGTTTCCGATGTTTCTTTGTGTGCTCAGAAAGGGTTTGTTCTGGAATTACCTGGAAGAATCAAAGCTTAGACCCATTGTACGGGAAGAATATCGTACGCCTTGCAGTGCTATCTATGTTCGTGATCAGAAAAACCTTCTTTTTGAAGTTACCTACTATAAAACACGGATAAACTTCGAGACATATCATGCACTGACGGATGGAACGGGGGCATTGAATTTTTTAAAGATGCTTGTCTATCAGTATTTGATGCTTGCATATCCGGAATATGTGAAAGGTCCTGTGTCAAAACTTGGAATTACCTCATCCACAGAGGAGGATATGGTGGAAGATGGTTTTTCCAAATATTATGGAAGCGGAGAAATAAAAGAAGAGATTCCCCGATTTAAGTCCTATCAATTTCCTTATCACCGCAGGGAACACGGACGGATGAAGCTGATTGAAGGCCTTGTCTCTTCTGAGAAATTGCTGCAGAAAGCAAGAGAGCACAATACTACCGTGACAGTCTTGCTGACCTCCGTCTATCTTTGCGCAATTGCTAAGGATATGAGTATCAGACAGAAGAAAAAACCGGTATCGCTTATGATTCCGGTAAACTTAAGAAATATATTCCCTTCTGATTCCATGCGGAATTTTTTCGGATGGATTGACATCGGGTATGATTTCGCAACACGCAGTAATGAACTGGAGGACGTCATTGCTTATACATCTGATTTTTTTAAGCGGGAGTTGACCCTTAAGCGAATTGGTGCTAGAATGGACAACCTGATTCAATTTGAGAAAAATCCATTGATAAGAATTGTTCCTCTGGAATTAAAGTACATTTTTATGCAGCTTGGAGCAAAATTCATAAGTGTCGGTGAAAATACAGCGGTTTTCTCCAATATAGGAAAAATCAATCTGCCGGATGATTGTGAATCTTATCTGGATTATTTTGAGTTTTACACAACAACCCCTACGATGGAGTTGTGTATGTGTACTTTTCAGGAGCACATGACTTTATCCTTTACCTCGGCATTTGTAACCAACCGGGTGGAAGAAAATTTCTTCTCAATACTAAAGGAATTGAATCTTGATGTCCGTATGATTGTGAGTGGGGATTCCCGGGCCGGGCAGGAGCATTTCCCGGATTTATCCAAAGAAACTGCCACGCATGATTTCTGGTATCGCCTGTTCACCTTCTCCTGCCTTGCAGTCATGGTAATCAGCAATATATTGAATTATTTGTTAATTCCTGAGATGTTCTGGTCCCGGTATGTGATGGGCGGAATGGCGTCAGCCTGGATAATTACGAGCGTAGGCTATCGAAAAAGGAGAAACCTGTTGAAAAATGCTGTGTGGCAGCTGGTGCTGATAGGAATAGGTTTGTATCTTTGGGACTATGCCACAGGGTTTTATGGGTGGTCTTTGAATATCGGACTTCCCTGCCTCATATTAAGCTGCCTTGCTGCCATAACTGCAATTATCATATTTTTCAGACTGAATTCTGCAGATTATATGATTTATATGATGATTACCTGCCTGGCAGGTTTTTTGCCATTGATACTTAATATAGCAGGGATTGTTCAGTTCAAGGCATTAGCAGTCATCTGTGCAGGAATAAGTTTTCTGACTCTTGCAGCACTGTGCCTTTTTCAATGGCCGGCTGTGAAAAATGAATTAATTAAAAAATTTCATGTATAACAGGAATAGGAGATTTATAATTATGCAAAAGATAATATACAGACTCGTAAAGGAAACAGATGCTTCCGAAATCCTTTCGATATATGAACCATATGTAAAAAATACGGCAATCAGTTTTGAACATGAAATGCCGTCACTGGACGAATTCACAGAACGAATCAGATATATTTCAGCTGATTACCCCTATATTATCTGTGAGGAAGACAGTAGAGTAGTCGGATATGCCTACGCACATAAACAGATGGAGCGTGCCGCTTATCAATGGAATGCAGAACTTACAGTATATATTGACCAGTTACATCTGCACTGTGGAATAGGGAAATCTCTTTACTGCGCATTAATAGAGATACTTAAACTTCAAAATATCAGGAATGTGTATGGCCTGGTTACGGCACAGAATGTGAACAGCGAAAAGCTACATGAGCACTTTGAATTTCACAAGGCGGGAATCCTTCGGAATACCGGATATAAATGTGGTGCATGGCATGATGTAATCTGGTATGAAAAAAGCCTTGGAGAACCCTCAGAGGTTCCAAAGGATTTTCGGTCAATTCGGGAAATAGAGAAAAATAAGGTTGCGATCATATTATCAATGAATAAAAATTAATTAGATGGCTAATTATAAAATGGGAGATAATTATAAAATAAATCATATAATTCTAAAAAAATCATAAAATCAGAGAGTTTCTCTTGAAATTCGAATAAAAGAAGACTAAAATAGCTTAGTCAGCTAACTAAAACACAAAGAACCACGGAGGTGAATTAACCAATTGGGAATGCGTGAAAAAGACTGGATGGATGAGGATTCACGTATCCAGAATTTTCTTCTCAAAATCGTACATCGTTATTTTGCAATCAGCTTCAGCCAGTTCGCACAATATGATATCTATCCGGGGCAGGTTCCGGTAGTGATCTTATTATCTAAAAGAGAGGGCTTAAGCCAGAGTGAAATTTGCCGGGAGCTTAAAATCAAGCCTTCCACTGTTACTGTTTCCATGAAGCGTATGGAGAAGAACGGATTGATTATCAGAAAGCCGGACGAGAAAGATCAAAGGATTCAAAGGATTTATGGAACGGATAAATTAAAAGTGTTGCAAAAAGAGATTTACAAATTAGTCCGTAAAAATGAAGAGGTAATGATGGATGGTTTTACAGAAAGTGAGCTACATCTGATGAACCGTTTTTTACACCAGATTTATGAAAATCTGGAAAAGATTCCGGTGCCGGAGACGGAAAAATTAAAAGAAAGAGGAGGCATCTGCCATGATTAAGATGTTCCAATATTTGAAAAAGAGCGCCGGATATATTCTGGTGATTTTTATACTGCTGTTTATACAGGCCAACAGTGATTTAGCGCTGCCGTCTTATACTTCCAAAATTGTGGATGTGGGGATTCAGCAGAAGGGAATTGAGGATGCCGTTCCTGATAAGATACGTAAGGAGTCCCTGGATTCTCTTCTTTTACTTATGAACAGCAAGGAGCAGGAAAAGGTAATGGATGCATATTCTCTGAAGGGAGATATGTATGAGCTTAATAAAATTGAGAAAGAAACAAGAGAAGACATCAATATTCCGTTGGGAGAAGCCATGCTTATGGCTGCAGGTATACAGGAACAGGGAATTGACATGTCCACCGTGCCTAAAGAACAGCTGGAACAGATGCTCTCTCAGGCGAAGGAGAAAGTGGAAGAGGTGCCTTCCAGTATCGTGACACAGGCTGCCACCAGCTTTATTCAGCAGGAATATAAAGATCAGGGACAGGATGTGGATAAGATTCAGACACGGTATGTGCTGACCGCCGGTCTTAAGATGCTTGGCCTGGCGGCAATTGGTATGGCCGCGGCCATCAGCGTCACATTTCTATCCAGCCGTGTGGCTGCCGGTCTGGGGAGAGATCTGCGCAGCAATGTCTATAAAAAGGTCATTTCATTTTCAAGCAGTGAGATGAATAAATTCTCCACAGCATCCTTAATTACGCGAAGTACCAACGATATTCAGCAGGTACAGATGTTTATGACCATGTTGTTTCGCATCGTACTATATGCCCCGATTCTGGGCATTGGCGGTTTGATTAAGGTCTTGAACACAGAGAGTTCTATGACCTGGATCCTGGCAGTGGGTGTCGGAGCGATTCTGGTAGTAATACTTGTGTTGTTTACCGTAGCCATGCCTAAGTTTAAGAAATTACAGACCCTGATTGACAGGATAAATATGGTTACCCGTGAGATACTGACCGGTATACCGGTAATCCGGGCTTTCTCGGCAGAAAAACACGAAGAAGAGAGGTTTGAGGAAGCTAATGCAAACCTTACCCGTACCAATTTATTCGTAAACCGATGTATGACATTTATGATGCCGGTGATGATGCTGATTATGAATTCACTGACCGTACTGATTATTTATTCAGGTGCCCATGGAATTGATGCCGGAAAATTACAAGTCGGAGATATGATGGCATTTATCCAGTATGCAATGCAGATCATTATGTCCTTCCTTATGATATCCATGGTGTCTGTGATTATGCCTCGTGCCAGCGTATCTGCGAATCGTATCCACGAAGTGCTGGATATGGAACCTGAAATCCATAATCCGGTGCAGCCGTTGCGCCCGGATGAAACCAGGAAGGGTGAAGTTACATTTGATCATGTGACGTTTGCGTATCCCGGAGCAGAAGAAGAAGTACTTTCAGATATAAGCTTTACAGCCCGGAAAGGGGAAACCGTGGCGTTTATCGGAAGTACGGGATCCGGTAAAAGCACATTGGTTAATCTGATTCCGCGTTTCTATGATGTTACCGGAGGGTCTATCTCTATAGATGGTGTGGATATCCGGAATATGGATTTGAAGGACTTAAGAGACCGGATTGGATATGTGCCTCAAAAAGGGGTCTTGTTTTCCGGTACAATTGATTCCAATCTTCGCTATGGAAAGGATGAAGCCAGCAAGGAGGAAGTGGAAAAAGCGGCAGAGATTGCTCAGGCCACAGAATTTATCCGTAATAAAGACGAGGGAATGGAGGCTCCAATTGCACAGGGAGGAACGAATGTATCAGGCGGACAAAAGCAGCGTCTGTCCATAGCACGAGCAATTGTTAAGAATCCGGAAGTCTACATCTTTGATGACAGCTTTTCGGCTTTGGATTACAAGACGGATGCTACGCTTCGTAAGGCTTTGAAATCATATACCAAAGATGCCACGACACTGATTGTTGCTCAGAGAATCAGTACGATCTTACGTGCAGACCAGATTATCGTACTGGATGATGGTAAAGTAGCAGGGAAGGGAACGCACAGGGAATTATTGAAATCCTGTGAGGTTTATCGGCAGATTGCCGGATCACAGTTGTCAGAGGAGGAATTGGAAGCATGAGTGAACGAAAAAGACCAAGAGCTATGGGCGGTCCCCGCGGTGCAGTTGCGGTGGAAAAGGCCAATGACTTTAAAGGTGCCATGAAAGATATTATCAAGTATATCTCCAGATACAAAATCAGGCTTATTATTATGCTTATCTGTGCTGTCATAGGTACGGTATTTTCGATTGTGGGCCCTAAGATTATGGGAAAAGCTACAACAGAATTGTTCAATGGCCTGGTCAGGAAGGTCAATCAGACGGGTTCCATTGACTTCGATAAGATATTAAGAATTTTGCTATTTACGTTAGGTCTGTACGCAGTCAGTGCCCTGTTTTCATTTATTCAGGGATTTGTTATGACGGGAATTTCCAACGATGTAAGCTATTCCCTGCGTCGTGACATTTCGAAAAAAATTAACAGGATGCCTTTGAAATACTTTGAAAGCAGGACATATGGAGAAGTGCTGTCCAGGATAACAAATGACGTGGATACGTTACAGCAGAGTCTGAATCAGAGTATTACACAGCTGATTACCTCAGTAACCACGCTGATTGGTGTGTTTATCATGATGCTGTCCATCAATATCTGGATGACCCTTTGCGCATTGGTGATTCTTCCGATTTCTTTCGTAATTATCGGCCAGGTCATGAAGCATTCTCAAAAGTTCTTCCAGCGTCAGCAAAGCTATCTGGGAGATGTCAATGGTCAGGTAGAGGAGATCTATGCAGGACAGAATGTGGTAAAGGCCTTTAACAAAGAAAAAGACGTGATTGATACTTTCACAAAATCCAATGACCAGCTGTATGAATCGGCATGGAAATCTCAGTTCTTTTCAGGAATGATGATGCCGATTATGGGGTTTGTCGGCAATGTCGGATATGTTATGGTTGCACTTCTCGGCGGGTTTCTTGTAATAAAGAACTCCATCGAGGTAGGTGATATCCAGTCATTTTTCCAGTATATACGAAACTTTACGCAGCCAATCCAGCAGATCGCCCAGGTAAGCAATCTCCTTCAGTCCTCTGCAGCGGCCGCCGAGCGGGTTTTTGAATTCTTGAACGAGGAAGAAGAAATTCAGGATGTGGAGCACCCGGTTTCGATTGAAGGACTGAAAGGAGAGGTTACTTTTGAACATGTAGCCTTCGGCTATGATCCTGAGAAAATCATTATTCAGGATTTTTCCGCCCATGTGAAACAGGGGCAGAAAATTGCAATCGTAGGTCCGACAGGAGCCGGTAAAACAACCATGGTGAAGCTGTTGATGCGTTTTTACGATGTGAACAAAGGCTCTATATTGTTGGATGACCATAACATCAAAGATTTTAAGCGGAATGAGCTCCGTGAAATGTTCGGGATGGT
The window above is part of the Novisyntrophococcus fermenticellae genome. Proteins encoded here:
- a CDS encoding AraC family transcriptional regulator; translated protein: MLNHALHIYFCGQEACTPRHSFGPAVRNHYLMHVILKGKGEFHVHGQIFHLKKGDAFLISPDQSTYYVADQENPWEYAWVAFDGYEVSQILESCGFTDENPVFHFQDAEDSELGDHALFENILTLVLQYNHSGRCTFETLGYLYLILGFMQRSAGTQEKPYERDYLRKACDYVSQNYSYQIKVSDIARYIGIDRTYLYKLFRKELELSPQEYLISFRIKIAKNMLKHTTLTVTEVSYSCGFHDSASFCKCFKRLTGYTPKNYRKSKEAYDLA
- a CDS encoding D-alanyl-D-alanine carboxypeptidase family protein; its protein translation is MHRWLVLLISVVLILGQSMTVPGAEISDTELYAKGACLMDGDSGRVLYGKQADIGMAMASTTKIMTCILALEQGELQTVVTASDKAAAAPKVHLGVKQGQTFLMENLLYALMLESFNDAAIMIAEGIGGSVEGFAAKMNDKAKEIGCADTYFVTPNGLDAADAGGSHHTTARDLALIMRYCITQSPKKEDFLRITQTASHSFWDCENQVFYNCNNHNTFLSMMDGALSGKTGFTAKAGYCYVGALQKDGKLLIVSVLACGWPNNKSYKWSDTRKLMTYGLENYQYRDIYQTGLLDAPVPVKDGQYAGRLGEDEAFGILTYKDGREAENPKQMLLKEEESVEVKADIPEKLQAPVKAGTQVGSVSYLLDGKKLVEYPVFLEKSVKKIDISWCMKRVFLVFCNKDQ
- a CDS encoding helix-turn-helix domain-containing protein; the protein is MDIGSKIRSLRTQKGLTQEELADRCELSKGFISQLENDVTSPSIATLVDILQCLGTDLSEFFNNTPEEQIVFHNTDYFEKIDNDLLNKVEWIIPNAQKNIMEPIRLTLKSQGSTYPDTPHEGEEFGYVLQGAIQIHIGSKVYKAKKGESFYYTPAAAHYLSNPGKTDAVVIWVSSPPSF
- a CDS encoding ABC transporter permease; protein product: MKNKKKWLAAPYGIWAFGFVIIPLIMILYYAFTSQDHGGFTFANFRMVFSSDNVKALLLALLLAFVSTVICLLLAYPLATILSNRSISQTSFIVLIFILPMWMNFLLRTLAWQTLLEKNGVINGILSFLHLPHINIINTPYAIILGMVYNFLPFMVLPIYNVLIKIDKDVVEAAKDLGANTFQVYSKILIPLSLPGIVSGITMVFIPALTTFVISDLLGGSKILLIGNVIEQEFKQTNNWNVGSALSMVLMVFILISMYFVNKYDKEGEGTVF
- a CDS encoding ABC transporter ATP-binding protein, whose protein sequence is MSHKLLDLIHISKSFDDQMILDDMNLYIRENEFLTLLGPSGCGKTTTLRILGGFETPDSGKVLFDGKDITNVPPNKRALNTVFQKYALFTHMTIAENIAFGLKIKGKSKTYIDDKIKYALKLVNLDGYENRSPSLLSGGQQQRIAIARAIVNEPKVLLLDEPLGALDLKLRQDMQYELIRLKNELGITFIYVTHDQEEALTMSDTIVVMNQGYIQQIGTPEDIYNEPENAFVADFIGDSNIIDAIMIRDRLVEILGARFECVDTGFGTNKPVDVVIRPEDIDLVPVSDGTITGRVTHLIFKGVHYEMEVMANGFEWLVHSTDMVPVGQEVGIHVDPFDIQIMNKPVSEDEEAVSIEE
- the melA gene encoding alpha-glucosidase/alpha-galactosidase codes for the protein MTKITFLGAGSTVFARNVLGDCMCTDALRDSEIALYDIDQNRLSDSKIILDAINRNVNNGRAHITTYLGIENRKDALRNANFVVNAIQVGGYDPCTITDFEIPKKYGLRQTIADSLGIGGIMRALRTIPVMAGFAKDMEEVCPDTLFMNYTNPMAMLSGYMQRYTKIRTVGLCHSVQTCSETLLKGVGMEDKLEGRTELIAGINHMAWLLKIHDKDGKNLYPQIKERAAKKNAEEKHSDMVRYEYIKTLGYYCTESSEHNAEYNPFFIKSRYPELISDYNIPLDEYPRRCINQIEGWNKEKADILEDGKITHERSLEYASYIMEAVLTNKPYTIGGNVLNTGLIDNLPSDACVEVPCLVDGKGVTPCHIGKLPVQLAAMNMSNINPQLLTIEAAVTKDRQYIYQAAMMDPHTGAELSIGDIKKMCDELIAAHGDYMADFQK